AAGAAGTCCCTTGAGGAAGTTTGGGCTGACTCTAAAATAACTActtcaaattcttttataacACAATCATGAATGGTTTATTAACTAGTATGAGTACTTCAAagtatgtatataaatagtaTTGGAGTTGTTCTCATGACCAaggaatatttaaattatatagcACCTATGCAATTACGAATTGaaatttacattttttatGATCTATAGGAGttcattttattgataCTGGGAGAGACGAGTGTTACGTTGACACAGTTATACATTTGGTAGGATGGTTATTATATTAACcctattaaaaaataaaaagaaagtaaGCACTCACGGAGGGGGTCGAACCCTCAATCTTCTGATTAGAAGTCAGACGCGTTGCCATTACGCCACGCGAGCTTAATTTCTTGCTTGcaatttgtttaattttagtATAAACTTATTTATAGGgttaaatttttagattTCCAGAGATTTAAGTACTGGGTTCTTGCCTTTTGAGTGAAATTTAGTAATCTTTTGGTGTATTCTCAGCattaaatctaataatgtatatattataattaattgataattaatttaataaataagttatagtaaataaatataaataaataacatGTAAGGAAATACCGAAAAATGATGTTTCGCATTTTCTATGTATGTGCATGATTAATGACATAAAAATTTAGGCCAGCATAAAACTTAAATCCTCGATAATTTATGCCTTGtcatttttgattttgtttaAAGCAGAACCAGCCTTGAACCATTCAATTTGTTCCTCATTGAATGTATGAGTTAATGGACAGTCCCAAGCTTCGCCACTCTTTGGATGAACTCTCATTGTTACAATCTTACCTGGAGCTAATTCAGCTAAACCTAAAATGTCGATCTTGTCATCTGGGTTGATCTTGTCATAGTCAGCTGTATTCTTGAAGTTTAATGGTAATAGACCTTGTTTCTTCAAGTTGGTTTCGTGGATTCTAGCAAATGATTTTGTAATTATAGCAAATGCACCCAAGAATCTTGGTTCTAAAGCAGCGTGTTCACGAGAAGAACCTTCACCGAAATTTTCATCACCGATTACAACCCACTTATGGTTAGTGTCTCTGTAGTCTCTTGCGGTGTCTGGAACACCTTTATATTCACCAGTGTAAACATTCTTAACAGAGTTAGCCTTCTTGTTTTCAGCGTTGATAGCACCAATCATATAGTTATTAGAAATGTTTTCCAAATGACCTCTGTACTTCAACCATGGACCAGCCATAGAAATATGGTCAGTAGTGGTCTTACCTAAAgctttaattaaaataggCATGTTCAAAGCATCTTTACCATCCCAAGGAGCAAATGGTTGTAATAATTGCAAACGGTCAGATGTTGGAGAAACTTTCACGGTGACTTTGGCACGTTCTTGTGGTGGTGCTTGATAAGTATTCTCACCTGGATCGTAACCATTAACTGGTAAACCTACACCAGATGGTGGTTTCAACAAAAATTCGTTACCATCTTTatcctttaatttatcagtTAATGGATTGAATCTTAAATCACCTGCAATTGCAAAAGCAGTTGTAATCTCAGGAGAGGCAACAAAAGAATGGGTATCTGGGTTACCGTCATTTCTTGAGGTGAAATTTCTGTTGAATGATGAGACGATTGTATTCTTATCACCTTTCTTGATATCTTTACGATCCCATTGGCCAATACATGGACCACAAGCGTTAGCTAAAACGGTACCAccaaattcttcaaaagttGCTAATTGACCATCTCTTTGGATAGTAGCTCTAATTTGTTCAGAACCTGGTGTAACAGTGAAAATAGATTTGGATTTCAAACCATGTTTAGCTGCATCTTTAACAATAGAAGCAGCACGAGACATATCTTCATAAGAAGAATTGGTACAAGAACCGATTAAACCGACTTTCACCTCTAATGGCCAGTTGTTCTTAACTGCAACGTCCTTCATCTTTGAGATTGGAGTGGCTAAATCTGGAGTAAATGGACCATTAACATATGGTTCCAAAGTGTtcaaatcaatttcaataacttCATCATATTCAGCACCTTTATCAGCCGATAATAAATCACCTTTATATAATTGTGCAAATTCAGCAATCTTATTACGTTTTGTTGCATCTAAGTAATCAACCATTGATTTATTGAATGGGAAAACAGATGTAGTAGCACCGATTTCGGCACCCATATTACAAATGGTACCCATACCGGTAGCACTGAAAGTATCAACACCTTCACCAAAATATTCGACAATTTTACCTGTACCACCTTTAACAGTTGTGATACCTGCTAATTTTAAGATTATATCCTTTGGAGAAGTCCAGCCGTTCATTTTACCTGTTAATTTAACACCTAAAATCTTTGGAGCTTTTAATTCCCATGCTAAGTTACTCATAACATCAACTGCATCAGCACCACCAACACCAATGGCCAATTGACCTAACCCACCTGCATTTGGAGTATGTGAATCAGTACCAATGATCAAAGCACCTGGGAAAGCATAATTTTCCAAGACAATTTGATGAATAATACCGGAACCTGGTTTCCAGAAACccatattatattttgcaGTAGAAGAGGCTAAGAAATCGTAaacttctttatttaaGTCAATAGCtcttttcaaatctttATCACCACCAATTTGAGcttgaattaaatgatcACAATGAACAGTGACTGGTTTTGCAACTTCAGGTAAACCAGCAGACATGAATTGTAGAATAGCCATTTGTGCAGTGGCATCCTGACAAGCTACTCTATCTGGTCTTAATTTTAAGTAAGAAGTACCtctaataatttcttgttCATGTGGTTTATCTAAATGACCATATAAGATCTTTTCGGCATAAGTTAATGGTCTatttaatctttttctAACAATATCAACATATTCTAGATTTTGtttataattgataaaagaatgatcttctaataaattttgattaacTTTAGAATCTCTTGTTAAACTCGATTTAATAGCAGTTGAAGAAAAGTTTCTTGATGCATTACTGCTAACATGCTTCCTTAGGACAGAACGTGCAGataacattattaattattattattattaatctgtgtttttttcttgtcTAAGTTATCcttcttatttttttatacAGATTTAAAATGTCCaaaagtaaataataaaaaaagggGAAAAAACTgttatgaatatattatatataaattaattaaaaaaccAATAGAATTATTATCTAATCGTTCTTATTCTCTCAGTTCAATCAACACAGGAACAAAACaactataataatttattttatgttttttttctCAATTTAATTccaacaaataaatatattatacgttcgttaatatatatatatacatatactAGCACTTCtctttaaattaaaatttaaaagttattatttattgttagATGCGAATATAAAACGGTTAATTTGAGCCGGCGAACAATAGGATTAGCAATTAAcccttatatatatagaaatataatattaaagattgtgtaattcatttttgtGTAACATTTcgtattaatattaatacttAATATTAACAAAACCGAACCGGACCCTCCCCCACTACGAAGTCTGCCTAGAACCTACCAAAGAAACTCGTTCACTGAAGAGTTGCATATGCATATGCATATATGTACAGATGAGATTGACTACTATTACTATGTCTTACTATGTCTTACTATGGTAATTCCTTACTTAGTGCATTAGGgaaattggaaaaaatcACAAAAACCACACAGAAAACACATCACGCACACCGTTTTTCTCCGACCTTTATTTTTGTGTTTCTTGTATTCGATTGGAGAAGATTGGCCCAATTAACTGTTTTACAATTTTCAATATGGTGATGGTGATGAGAGAGAACGGTTCATTGGACAGGGCAATTTGGCTGATTTTCTGACTTTCTGCTTTTACTGGATGgcttttttaattgtagACAATGCCATTTGTTTAGAAACCGTGTAATATTGAGAGTAAGAGAGAATGGCCCGTATGAAAACCAGGAAGGAAAATCGGGATTTAACTGATTTAGGGTCATCTGATCTGAAGATACACTTGCTCTTGGTGGTTCTTGGTGGCTCGCTTGTTCTTTGAATTGCATGCTTTTTGATTGGCCCTGTGCAAGCATTGTAGTGATGTGGGGCGTTTATTTGTGTAGTTTATCTATGTGGGTAAAGCAGACGCATGGAGCGTCGGAGGGAAACGAGTGAGATCTCTGTTCAATTCATCCGAGGAGTCTCTGAGTCtttctctctctctctcgTAAGAACGTGACGTgactttcttttttttaatttggTTCAATTAAATGGCCGTAGAGGATCACTTTTGTTGTGTTTTATTGTTGCTTGTTTGTATGTTCTACACTTTGCCCACTGCCAGTCGCTCTCTCTGGAGCTTTTCCCCCGCGAGACCTCCCCTCCCCCTCCACTGTTCCAGAAGCACCGTTCTCATAGCTCGTTCGTGTATGCGAGCGTTGACGGTGTTGTTGACGGTAGTGCCTTTGCACTGGCACATTGTAATCACGTTTTTTAATTGGTCATTGattttctattttcttGACTTGCTTGTTTTCTAACCTTGTAGATTTCTTTCTCACTCGCTCTCTctaaaaaaagagaaaactAAGATATCCGATGTTCGGATATTCAAATATCAGATCATGTGATGGCACAATGTGCTTTTTTCTGTTAAGCACGTGTGGATGTCCACGGTCCGGGTTATGTGTTGTGGAAGGTTCAGATAGTTTGTATTGTGTCGGAAAAAGGTGACACAAACAGAAAACTCTGACATCTCCATATCCAcacctatatatatatatatatatatatctgtaGATATCTGTATATGTCTGTCGGTTTGTACGCAAATATGTACttctatttattttcttttaccATAGAAGTCAACTAATATCACAACTTCACAACATGAAATTGCCTTTAGTGTTTCTAGTTTCAAGTTTGTTACACTTAGTAAGGTCTAGGGCAccattaaattcaaatatcaCAAAATTACCAAGTAATGAAGCACCGTATATGaatatctttaataatGGCACAAGGGGATACGTTGGGGATAAATCAAGACAGACGCCTTTCCCACAATGGTTGGCTGATTTTACTGGTTTATCTGAATGGCCAGGTTTGAACCCACCTTATATACCATTGGATTTCATTGATTTCAATAAGATTCCAAATATACCACGTTATGGACAATCTGAATGCAATTCAAGAAGGAAACAACTTTTGAACAATAAAGACGTTTGTTCTTTCGATTGTGACGCTTGTGTTGAAAAAGATGACATCTTCACTTGTCCAAAATTATCGCAGACTTTCGATGATGGTCCATCGTTTGCCACTGAATCGTTGTTGAATCATATTAAGAATAAATCGACGTTTTTCAATTTGGGgattaatattattaattttccAAGTATTTACCAAAAAATGATGGATAGAGGTCATCTAATTGGAACTCATACTTGGTCACATCCATATCTAccaaatttatcaaatgaagatattatCGCTGAGATAGAATGGTCAATTTGGGCAATGAATGCAACTGGTCATCATTTACCAAGATATTTTAGGCCCCCATACGGTGGAATAGATAATAGAGTACGATCGATCACTAGACAATTCGGTTTACAAGCAGTATTATGGGACCATGATACTTTTGACTGGAGATTAGTGGGAAGCAATAACTCAAGACATACAGAACgtgatatatataaaagtgTAATAAATTGGATTAGGAAGAAGACAGGACTAATTTTGGAACATGATGGTGCATTCAAGACCGTTGAGATTGCTAAAAATATCTACGATTTAATTGGCCCTGATCAATTAAATGTTGCAGAATGTGTAGGTGGTACTCCATACTTGAAAACTTTTCCTTCTTAATGCCTTAGAAACTTCACAAGAACATGACAGTTTCTTAAtttctatttttaattacttTAAAATACACAtcacaatatttttttcttcttacTAAAATAAGGggaaaaaaagataattttaaaattcatTGTTTAGTTCAAAGGAAACGAAAACTTATCTTCAATTACaacttattaaaataattaaatgcGTACTTTAAATTatgtataatatatttctatataaaataatccATAGATtagtattatattttttattttaaagatgttACTAATCTTCTTTCGTCACTACTATCCAGTTTCAATAACATTGAGATTACTGGTAATAGTTGATTTCTTTGATCTTTGTGTTCTAAGAATCCTAGTAAAacattcttcaaatatGCAAGTTTCTCATTTAATTCGGATTCTTTCTCAACGGATGAGGGAACAGTGGTCAATACGTTTACATTAGCTTTTGGCGGGTTATTGTTCAGTGCCGAAACAGAAACACTGGAGTTAGATCTGCTAGTTCTGTTTGATTCTCCAACTTTTTCCTCTTTCAATGTACTCAGTTGATTAGAAATTGTTCTATAATTCTTAGTGATTCGATCAagttttttgtttaaatcATTGTTCAAGGACAtcaattcatcatttgatTCTTGTAGATCTCTGACTTTCTTATCTGATTTTAATAACGACTCTTTTAAGTTTGATGTCACTCTTTCTAACTCTCCAGAGTCATTGCTTTGATGATCATGCTGGATTTTAATATCCTTATTCAAAGCATTAATGGTTTCAATCTCAGATAATAACTGTTTTTCACGCAATCGTAATGCATGGATTTCTGTATTAAGTTCATCACTAGcttttttccaattttgaATCTCTCTGCTAGTTCTACTATCTTGTAATTCCATATCAGActgaattttatttttttcttctagAACTCTTTCAAGTTTATGTTTTATATCGACAAATTTAGATTCTTCGTTATTCTGAGCATCAGATAATAATCTACGCATAGTGGCAGCTTCTCTTGTCTTATCTTGGATTATATTAgcatattcatttatttcatcttctaaattgatattattcttttttgtagcttcttttaatttaaaagtCAACTCTTCGCATTGTCTTTGAATCAATTCAACTTGATCATTTGAATTGGACTTTAAGCTTTGAATACtatcatatttttcttgcAAAACTGATAATCTTTCAGATAGTTTACCATTTTCCTTGATATAATTCTCAAATGAAGCAGAACTGTTAGTTACAGAAGTTTTTAACtcattattttgttttattaagTTATCTGATGACACCTTCAATTGTtcgttttcttttttcaatgaatcAAATAACGTTTTGGTCGACTTTTCATCTTCAGtatatttcttaatttgGTTTTCTAAATATGTGATtgtcttttctttttgaacTAAATTagttttcaattgattttctGATTTTTTCAACACAGCCAGCTCCTTCAATTGAACGTTTAgaacattattatcattctTTAACTTTGTTATTGTTACGTTGCTCTGGCTAATTGCTTGCTCGTGTGCAGTCCTTTGCTCATTTAATTTGCTGATGTTTTTCTTTAGATCAGTTATATCATCTTGatatttcttaattgaTGCCTCTaattcatcttctttattctTGAAATCCTTCAATAAAACCTCTTTCTCTTTATGTACTTCATCTAATTCAGCTCTCAAAGTATTGGAATCACCCGCATTattttcttgtaatttctttaattcaTCCTTAGCTTCAACTAATTCGTTACCTACATCACGAAGCATTTCTCTAACTTCCTCAACTTCATCTGTTTTTCCCTTCAGGTTTGCCTTTGTCTTAGTTAGTTCGTCTTGCAGACTTAAATGctctttttttaaatttggtAAGGTCTCTGACTGTATCTTATCATTTTCTGATTTTAACTCTTCAAATTTAAGTTTAATATCTTCACATTGTTTATGACCTTCTTTAAAGTCATTaaattctttcaataaaCTCTTGTATTCTTCATTATCCATGTCTTTCGAACCTGGAGCTGATTTTTCTTCAGCTACAAAAGAAGtatattcttctttttgatttgcaggtttcttcttgtttttcttgtttttcttcttcttacCGTTAGTGGAATTGGATTCATTTACATTAGAGATACTAGCTTGTTCTGTGTTCAATGGTGAAGATACGttgtcattatttttagtattttCAGTATTTTCAAGATCACTTAACTTTCTCTTAAGTCCATTAATTTCCATATCCtttgatttaattgattctTCGTAACTAGCTAtcttgatattattttcttttaattccGAAGTTAATTTATCTTCCTTTTTAGATTTTTCGTATAATTCAGTCTTTTGATTCTCGATTATAGtatctttttcttcaagATCTTTGGTTAACTTAGAAGTCTGGTCACGTTGCGTTTTAACGGTTGTCTTATGTTCTTCGCATTCTTTTTTTAGATCCTCTAATTCTTCAGTTAACTTATCgatttgattttgaagagCATCACTACCTGTGTGGTGTTTTTCATGTGAAACTTCAGCATTCAATGAGGCATCTTTAGTTGAAGTATTGTTAGATTGTAGTGCTGAtagttttttaatttcatcatttaaCATCGCAGTTTtgtcatttatatttttaaaaaaggAAGGAAGAGAGTCGAGATCATCAATACTTGAAATTGGAGTATTTTCCATTAAAACTTTCTCGACATCTTGAAACTTTTcacttttaattttttcattcttATAAGCTTGAAGTAATAAAGGGTATTTttgttcatatttttcaaatttacgTAATTTAGTTTGAACTTCCTTTGGCAACCCACTATTATCATCTACAAACTGTTCTACTGAAGAATTGAGATCATCAGATAACCCTTTCGAGATCTCATCCGAAATATTCTTACCCAACTGGGATAATTGTTTAAACATAGTGCCACTGTGTTTTCCCagttcaaaaaaataaaaatttctaCCGGCCTAATCACTAAGCCCAAATGTCAAGTTAGTATCTTTTGTTTAttagtatatatttattatgtcacaatatcatttgaaacaatttACTCAATAATATACATACTAAATTATAAAAGTTAGGTAAACATTTATTAGCCGTTCTGATTTTTCATAATTAAGAGACATTTCAATcgaatgaaaaaaaaaaaacactCTCTTACAGCCTTCACTTTACCCGCCCATTTTCAAATAGGCCCCAGTGATATGAATTTAAAGTGTCTAGTGTCTAATGCCAGAGCTATGTATGATATATGATGTTAATGAATCAATCAAATATAGTATTGTcatgatttatataatattattattgcaacttgttttattatattattttttgaaatattagtATTCTATACTACATATATTCTACTATTATATACAATTTTTTGTAGAGAGAGTGTTACATTCGATCAACAATTGTAATGTCTACATTATgtcaaattttttaaatttgatttatcagGTATGTTTTTTCTTGCACTCTTGATCAAAGtgaagatttatttttttaattattttaatgatttttttatgaTATCTTTAATATAGGAAATTTTAATTGGAAACTTGTATATTCCGTGTTTGTGCAGtacttttgaaattgttaattCATGTCAGGTTATTTCTTGACGTATCTTACGTAATTGTTACATTATATTACGACTTTCTACTAGCTTTAGAAATTATTGAACTGTCTGCTCTTGGctcaattaataaagaaagtTCGTATTGGCGCTCAATATGAGGCACATTTAGCTATTTTTTCTTGGATATAGTTATAAACTTCTGGGacttttgataaattatacTGGTTTTtcttaaatttaattatttcatttgtaatatcaaaaattttcGATCTCTTTtggaaatttaaaattagcTGATCATGATCTAAAAAGTCTGGATTGCCAGTGACTATAAATGTCAAATCAGATAAGAATATACCAAAAAATGGTATACAAGGTGTTGACTTATTAATGGATTTTAACGCATCTCTATagtttgaaaaatttttgcTGCTATTCATCAGTTCATTCAACTTTTTTAACCTAGCAATATAATTAGACTGAACTAACTTCCATGTTTTCGACAATCGATAAATTGAGGATGAATAAAGGGCAGATATGATAGCCGTTACTGCTGAAAAGTCTTTCATTTTATGACAATTATCAGCAACATCAATGAAAAACtctatcaattttttaCGTTTCTTTATATCAGATTTTTCAACTATGGAATATGAAACAAAATTTGTTAACGTATTTgcaaaacaaataaaatcacttatatttttcgaacacttatttttattatcacaCCATATTCTGTCAATACAATCAGATGCAGAAATTGCTGAATAAAGTTCTTCTCCCATAATTGTAAGTTGAGTGCTAAATACATAAGGATCCATCTCATACAGGCTTAATCTTTTTCCTAATTTAAATCTTGCGATGTTCACAATTGGTGAAtgagaaaaagaattttcGATTTCATTACGTCTGTCTGTCGCAAAATTTGTTATCTTGGATGTATCGGtatgaatattttcaacaaaAAATCTATTGTCTTCTTCCTCgtaaaaattttttaatagcTCAATCTCTCTTTTTTCAGTTACACCTTGATTTTTACAAATATCCAGATATATGTCCcttaaatttgatgaacCTGGTATATTCTCATAAACAgtaaaattaacaaatttgaaaaataaattattagcATCATCATTCATGATATGCGAATCGAAATAGGCGGCAGTCCAAAAATTCgaaaagaataataataaaatcttAACTATGTTTACTTTGGTTTCAAACGATTTTCCTTGTAACCATTTGTTGTATTCATCATAATTTAGACCATCTGGAGCTTCTTGATTATATCTGTAAATTAAAGACAATAAAAACTCTTTTATTCTTTCAGGAATTCTCGAACTacctttttttttgaaaatagtCTTAACcgttaataaaaatattaatatgaACCGTGTGTCTATAAATTGGTGGTTCGCCAAATGTTCTACTAAAGCAATAATTGGACCACCTCTAATTCTGTCACGGTTAtctaaaattaattcaCGTTCATAATCTAATTGTAAAAACCATGAATAATTCTTCTGCTCTTCCAGTACTTTATTAATGTCCTTAGAGTTATCATCTGGTAATAAAGAGGTGtcattaaatgaaaacCAATTTGCTTCAGTAACTTCATCTTTTGTTAGTTCTTTTAGTAAATCGTTTTTCATTGTTCTGGCAGCATAATTCAATAGTAATTCTCTTTCTTGTATTAATTTACCTATATAAACGCAACAATGAGAGGCCAATTTGGCGTATTGTTGACAAGAACTTTTCGAAACTTTTGTATAATCTGAAAAGGCAATGTCATTGTTCTCAACGTCTCTTTCTACTAGAGTCTGGTATAATTCGTTACCTTCTAAAGATTTGCTCCAGGTTTGACTTGACAACCTAGGTTCATAAAAATCAGGATCATGGTTTGGTTTCATTGAATTAAAAGTGTATGGGTCATTCAATGTAATTTGCTGTGCACacattataatttttgtaataatattgtgCAGTGATTGTTTGATGTCAAAAAAATCGATTAACAGGTCAGAGATGACTTCGACTGATTGTAGTAAAAAATCTCTAGTTTCCATGtccaaatttaatttaaagtCATATTCGCTATCAACGTCATTTACTATATCAGAATTACTCGATCTTGACTCCAAGGAGTTATTACTGTTGCggttatcattattaataaaatcatcCACAATGACTAACAAATTATAGAAGAAGGATAGATCTAATAATTCTAATAGACCAATTAGTGATAAATTCGaattaaattcatcatATGCCTTCAGGTTAATTTCTAAATCTCTTTTAATTGATTGTGGTTCATCAAGAATATTGATGTGTTCACTATCATGTGCAAAGACCTTATCGTTAATTTGATTGGCTCTCCTTGTAGCTTCTTCTAAAGTTTCTctatttaatgaatatattttttttggagTTGCTACAGATGAAGACTTTGTAGAGTTAATCGAGGAGATGAGTGAACCTCTTGTCATTGTTGAAAATCTCATTGATTTCGATTGGTTTTGATAACTATTCCTTTTAGAATTATCGGTCATTGAAAACTGTtcatttgatttaattgaGAATGGATTGATCCATGACCCGCCATGGAAAGAATCTTTGAGAAACCTCGGTACAATTTGTGGCAATTTCACtaaattgtttaatttcTCTAGGGTTGTTTCGAAATGTTCCATGTCATAGTCCATATCGGATGTACTAGAATCAACgctatatttattcaaagtTATTAATCTGAAGAGAAATTTAAGGAGCATTGTCAGCTCTTCCAATTCAGTTTTTATTATGATTGCTATTTGGCCTGACCCGTAATATAATTGTTCTTCATCGTTTTCCCTTTCATTGTTCGAATTCGctgaatttaaatataatgacatgtttaatgatattttaccTATTAGAAATGTGATTTTCCTTAACGTTATTCTAATGTTTCTTTTAAGacttttgtaattttcCTCTGAGATATCTAAATCTTTACCTGTAATCAAGTTGAACGAGATCATGATGTGTATAAATTTGGAATGCAGTTGTTCTAGGCTTATCCACGCCACTGCAGGGTAGACTATTTCTCTGTCATTGGAATTCGCACCACTTGTGCAATCCTGAGAGtagtatttatttaatgttgTGATGTTTTCCAGTATTGCATTGTAAAGATCCTTCCATGTGGtgatatcaaatttatttctaatatatGCTGAGTCTTCAATTATTGCAGTATTCTTGGTGTCCCTTTGATTTGACTTTGTCTTCTGAAAGAGATTATTTTGCTTAAATGCAGTATTGAGTGGATTACTTTTCGAGTTGTAGAAGTTACCAGAATACGGTGATCTACTAGGACCTTTATGCAGCGCCAAGTTTGGGTCTGACGCAGATATGCGCTGGGTTCctgaatttgaattcatcGGAGAAATGAACATCCCGTCATCACTATTCCTCAACGAGTCAGCGTTATCAACATGTATCGCGTCCTCGTTATCCCTAGCAGTCTCCGTGTCTGTGTCGATTGCATGCGAAAGCGGGAAAATATTCTGGTCTTTGATGCTGTCACTGCTATGGACGCTCTTTGGAATAGTTCGCTTAGTCTGTGTCGTGTCTCTCTCGTCGATGCTCGGTATCTGCGACTTCAACTCCACTAGAGTGTTATTGTTGTGTATTAAACTGCTTGTGCCCGAGGACACGCTGTAGGACCTCCTGTTCCGGCCTGCAGAATGGTTTCTCCTGTGGATTTTCAGTGGAGCGACAAAATTGGATGGCACCCAGCCTCTGTGGACCTCCATCGGGTGGTCTGCAAGGTAGAACTTGTTTGGAAACGGCTGCACCGGCGAGTTGACGATCAGTCCATCCCACCAACCGTGTTCCAGTTTCCTTATTATGTAAATGACCTCTTTCTCCTTGAATTGAAGATATCTG
The Tetrapisispora phaffii CBS 4417 chromosome 11, complete genome DNA segment above includes these coding regions:
- the CDC25 gene encoding Ras family guanine nucleotide exchange factor CDC25 (similar to Saccharomyces cerevisiae SDC25 (Scer_YGOB_SDC25) and CDC25 (YLR310C); ancestral locus Anc_4.45); this translates as MQTDHVHSGNGYAAANNEFTTVKVLDTVVALYDSPDYSHGGAQNPAKVARYLQFKEKEVIYIIRKLEHGWWDGLIVNSPVQPFPNKFYLADHPMEVHRGWVPSNFVAPLKIHRRNHSAGRNRRSYSVSSGTSSLIHNNNTLVELKSQIPSIDERDTTQTKRTIPKSVHSSDSIKDQNIFPLSHAIDTDTETARDNEDAIHVDNADSLRNSDDGMFISPMNSNSGTQRISASDPNLALHKGPSRSPYSGNFYNSKSNPLNTAFKQNNLFQKTKSNQRDTKNTAIIEDSAYIRNKFDITTWKDLYNAILENITTLNKYYSQDCTSGANSNDREIVYPAVAWISLEQLHSKFIHIMISFNLITGKDLDISEENYKSLKRNIRITLRKITFLIGKISLNMSLYLNSANSNNERENDEEQLYYGSGQIAIIIKTELEELTMLLKFLFRLITLNKYSVDSSTSDMDYDMEHFETTLEKLNNLVKLPQIVPRFLKDSFHGGSWINPFSIKSNEQFSMTDNSKRNSYQNQSKSMRFSTMTRGSLISSINSTKSSSVATPKKIYSLNRETLEEATRRANQINDKVFAHDSEHINILDEPQSIKRDLEINLKAYDEFNSNLSLIGLLELLDLSFFYNLLVIVDDFINNDNRNSNNSLESRSSNSDIVNDVDSEYDFKLNLDMETRDFLLQSVEVISDLLIDFFDIKQSLHNIITKIIMCAQQITLNDPYTFNSMKPNHDPDFYEPRLSSQTWSKSLEGNELYQTLVERDVENNDIAFSDYTKVSKSSCQQYAKLASHCCVYIGKLIQERELLLNYAARTMKNDLLKELTKDEVTEANWFSFNDTSLLPDDNSKDINKVLEEQKNYSWFLQLDYERELILDNRDRIRGGPIIALVEHLANHQFIDTRFILIFLLTVKTIFKKKGSSRIPERIKEFLLSLIYRYNQEAPDGLNYDEYNKWLQGKSFETKVNIVKILLLFFSNFWTAAYFDSHIMNDDANNLFFKFVNFTVYENIPGSSNLRDIYLDICKNQGVTEKREIELLKNFYEEEDNRFFVENIHTDTSKITNFATDRRNEIENSFSHSPIVNIARFKLGKRLSLYEMDPYVFSTQLTIMGEELYSAISASDCIDRIWCDNKNKCSKNISDFICFANTLTNFVSYSIVEKSDIKKRKKLIEFFIDVADNCHKMKDFSAVTAIISALYSSSIYRLSKTWKLVQSNYIARLKKLNELMNSSKNFSNYRDALKSINKSTPCIPFFGIFLSDLTFIVTGNPDFLDHDQLILNFQKRSKIFDITNEIIKFKKNQYNLSKVPEVYNYIQEKIAKCASY